Within the Miscanthus floridulus cultivar M001 chromosome 2, ASM1932011v1, whole genome shotgun sequence genome, the region TCCCGCTGGACGGCGGCGCCACCACGGTCCACTGCTGGCGCTTCTCGCCGGGCGCCGCCGATGACGGCGAGGGCGACGCACGCCCCGTCCTGGTGCTCCTGCACGGCTTCGGGCCCCCGGCGACGTGGCAGTGGCGGCGCCAGGTGGGCCCACTCTTGCGCCGGTTCCGCCTCATCGTCCTAGACCTCCTCTTCTTCGGCGGCTCGTCCACCACGTCGGCGCCCCGCGCCGGGCGGGTCTCCGAGGCGCAgcaggcggaggcggtggcgaaGCTCGTGGCGGCCGTAGTGGCACCAGCACTGGGCGCGCCGGTGCGCGTGTCCGTGGCCGGCACCAGCTACGGCGGGTTCGTGGCGTACCAcgtggcgcggctgctgggccccGCCGCGGTGGAGCGGGTGGTCATCGCCAGCTCCAACCTGCTCAAGGCTGCCGACGACGACCGCGCCCTACTCCACCGTGGCGGCGCCGAGCGCGTCGAGGACGTCATGCTGCCGCGCTCCCCAGAGCAGATGCGGCGGCTGCTGCAGCTCGCCTACCACCGCTCGCGCCGCTTCACGCCGGGCTTCGTGCTCCGCGACCTCGTCCAGGTAACCGCAAACTCCTCCTCGATTCATGCCTGAATTCCTACACTATACAAC harbors:
- the LOC136523564 gene encoding uncharacterized protein codes for the protein MPTLGIAPLLDAYFRRRFAAAGLVEASIPLDGGATTVHCWRFSPGAADDGEGDARPVLVLLHGFGPPATWQWRRQVGPLLRRFRLIVLDLLFFGGSSTTSAPRAGRVSEAQQAEAVAKLVAAVVAPALGAPVRVSVAGTSYGGFVAYHVARLLGPAAVERVVIASSNLLKAADDDRALLHRGGAERVEDVMLPRSPEQMRRLLQLAYHRSRRFTPGFVLRDLVQYLYSDKVEEKKELIKGITLGNKDKFQLTPLPQEVLVLWGEHDQIFPIEKAFEVARKLGANARLEVLKDTGHMPQEEDPKRFNEAILNFLLPAPKSSL